The Brachionichthys hirsutus isolate HB-005 chromosome 1, CSIRO-AGI_Bhir_v1, whole genome shotgun sequence genome has a window encoding:
- the mafa gene encoding transcription factor Maf, with amino-acid sequence MASELAMSNSDLPTSPLAMEYVNDFDLMKFEVKKEPAEPDRNISQCSRLIAGGSLSSTPMSTPCSSVPPSPGFSTPSPGSGSEQKTHIEDFYWMSGYQQQLNPEALGFSPEDAVEALINSSHQLQSFDGYARGQQFAGAAGTGGPMAGEEMGSAAAVVSAVIAAAAAQNGGQHHHHHHHHHSSSHHQAPGVQSNGTSGTVHQHMRLDDRFSDDQLVGMTVRELNRQLRGVSKEEVIRLKQKRRTLKNRGYAQSCRYKRVQQRHVLEGEKTQLVQQVDHLKQEISRLVRERDAYKEKYEKLISSGFRENGSSSDNNPSSPEFFMSSRKFLHL; translated from the exons ATGGCATCAGAGCTGGCAATGAGCAACTCCGACCTGCCCACCAGTCCCTTGGCCATGGAATATGTTAATGACTTCGATCTGATGAAGTTTGAAGTGAAAAAGGAGCCGGCGGAGCCCGATCGCAACATCAGCCAGTGCAGTCGCCTTATCGCCGGGGGATCCTTGTCTTCCACCCCGATGAGCACGCCGTGTAGCTCGGTGCCCCCTTCCCCGGGCTTCTCCACACCCAGTCCGGGTTCGGGGAGCGAGCAGAAGACGCACATAGAGGATTTCTACTGGATGTCCGGttatcagcagcagctgaatcCAGAGGCGCTGGGCTTCAGCCCGGAAGACGCAGTCGAGGCACTGATCAACAGCAGTCACCAGCTCCAGTCGTTCGATGGCTACGCCAGGGGCCAGCAGTTCGCTGGCGCAGCCGGCACAGGGGGCCCCATGGCCGGGGAGGAGATGGGCTCCGCCGCGGCCGTGGTGTCGGCAGTCATCGCCGCGGCGGCCGCGCAGAACGGAGggcagcaccaccaccaccaccaccatcaccacagcAGCAGCCACCACCAGGCGCCCGGCGTCCAGTCCAACGGCACTTCGGGGACAGTTCACCAACACATGCGCTTGGACGACCGGTTTTCAGACGACCAGCTGGTCGGCATGACGGTGCGGGAGCTCAACCGGCAGCTCCGCGGGGTCAGCAAGGAAGAAGTGATCCGGTTGAAACAGAAAAGGAGGACCCTAAAGAACCGAGGCTACGCGCAGTCCTGCCGGTACAAGCGGGTCCAGCAGCGGCACGTCTTGGAGGGAGAGAAGACGCAACTCGTCCAGCAGGTCGATCACCTCAAGCAGGAGATCTCTCGGCTGGTGCGGGAGCGGGACGCGTACAAAGAAAAGTATGAGAAGCTCATCAGCAGCGGCTTCAGAGAAAACGGATCGAGCAGCGACAACAACCCCTCATCTCCAGAGTTTTTCAT GTCATCGAGAAAATTCCTTCATCTGTGA